The genome window TACGATAGCATACCCCGTCGCGCTTATTTATGATTCCCCGCCCTTTTTGCATACTGAAAACCATATCCTGATCCGAACCTCTCCACTCCAGCACCTGCGAATAATGGAATTCATGGCCCCGCAATTTCATGTCCACCGGATAAAAAGAGTTCTCGCTATCCACGGTAACCATTGTATAGCCGTGCCCCTGCGGCTTTTTGGAAAAGCCAAAGACAATCGGCAGCACACCGGCCATGGGATATGACCTGTCCAGTACAAGGCGTTCCCCCAGATACATAAGGCCGCCGCATTCCGCATAAACGGGAAGGCCCTCGTCTGCCGCGGATTTAAGCGACTTTCTAAACGACAGATTGTCCGCCAGCTGCGGGGCGTGGGTTTCGGGAAAGCCGCCCCCGATATACAACGCATCAATATCGGGCAACCGGGTGTCCGCCAGCGGACTGATATAAATGATATCCGCGCCGGCCGATACCAATGCCTCCAGGTTATCCGGATAATAAAACTGAAACGCAGAATCCTTGATCACGCCGATTCGGGGGCGCTTCGGACCGTTCGCAATCGGCGTGCAATCCGCCGCCCCGGTGCAGGTCACAGGAACCGCGGCCGCGTCTTCAGCCACCCGCATCAGTTCATCCAGATCCACATACCGGAGGACGGTTTCCGCGGCAACCTGAATTGAATGGTTTACCAGGGTATGCTCCGGGGTGGGAATCAGCCCCATATGCCGTTCCGGAAAATCCTGCTGACCAAGCTTGGGAATAGCGCCCAGCACCTTGACCCCGCAATGCTGTTCGATACTGGTCCGCAGTATCCGTTCATGCCGGCTGCCGGCCACCCGGTTTAGAATAACCCCCTGAATATTAACTGCCGGATCAAAATGGAGGCAACCTAGCACCATAGCCGCCATGGTGCGGGTGGCTTTGGTGCAGTCCAGACATAGAATCACAGGGGTTTGCAAAAGTTTGGCAAGGGATGCGGTACTGGTGGTGCCGTCAACATCCAGTCCGTCAAAAAGCCCGCGGTTTCCTTCAATCACCGCTATATCAAAATCTGTGGCCGGGGCATGGGCGAGGAAGGACCGGCATACGCAAGCCGGGTCTGCAAGGAAGTGATCCAGATTATAGCAATGCCGGTTGGCTGCCGTTGCCAGCCAACCGGCATCAATATAATCAGGACCTTTCTTAAAGGGCGCAACAGCTTTTTGTTGCCGGGTCAGCGCAGCAATAATCCCTATAGAAACAACGGTTTTCCCTGAGCCCCCCCGCAAGGCTGCGATCATCAGGCGAGGGATATCAATAGGGCTGTTGTTCATTAGAATGTGCTTCTAACCCGCTGTAATAAATTAAGCGGAAGAACTAACCTTCGTGCTCGGCACCCGCCTGCTTGCCGGTACCTTTCAAGCCGTACATGGTGGTGCTGCCGCTCGACCAGTATTCGAGAATGCCTTCCTGAATCATTTGGGTCACGATCTTTTTGGCTTCCCGGGGCTTGGCATCCAGGATTTTGCTCAAGTCGTTGAAATAAAATTTTGACTTGGTTTTCTGCTTTTTCTCCAGCGCCTCAACAATCTTCTTTTTAGACTCTTCATAATCGAGTGCCATAAAGATATTCCTCTTTTGATTGGACGCGGAGGCGGAATTCTCCGCCTCCGCAAGTATTAAACATACTAGAACTTAAAGTTCGTGGTCTGGCGCCATGTATAATATGCCGGATCGCGGAAATCGTCAATCAGATGATGCGTAAATTCAAGGTCGCATTTCTCAAAGAACCGTTCCCAGCCGATCCGCTCCGCCCATTCACCGAGACGCTCGTATTTGCGTGCGTCTTTGGCATAGGCTTCGATGATCTTTTTAATCGTATCGGTCATGGTCGGCCAGCGCGGCATTTCATTGGGAATAAATGCCACCGCCACCTTGGAGAACTTGGGCGCGCTGATCCGGTTGGAGACCTTGCCGCCAACCATCAAAACAATGCCGTCACCTTCCTTGTCCTGCAGCGGTAGCGCCGGGCACATGGTGTAGCAGTTGCCGCAGAACATGCAGCGCTTCTGGTTAACTTCCACACTGTTAACGGTCGTGCCGTCTTCCAGCTCCACCTTTTTCGGCTTAATGGCCGCGGTCGGGCAGGCGGCAATGGCCAGCGGAAGCTCGCACATCTTGTCCAGGTACGCATGATCAACCATCGGCGGTTTCCGGTGATACCCAAGAATGGCGATATCCGAGCAATGCACGGCCCCGCACATGTTCAGACAGCAGGCCATGGAAATCCGCAGGTGGGCCGGCAGCCGCATATTCTTAAAATCGTCGAAAACCTCGTCCAGGGTGGCCTTAACGGTTCCGGACGCATCGGTTGCCGGTGTATGGCAGTGAATCCAGCCCTGGGTATGAATGATATTGGTGATGCCGGCGCCGGTGCCGCCCACCGGGAACTTGTAGCTCCCGCCCTCGAACTTGCGGCTTTCCAGATCATCGATCAGCGGCTGGACCTTATCCTTGCTGTCCACCATGAACTCAACATTGTTCCGGGTCGTCCAGCGCACATAGCCGTCGCAGTGCTTATCCGCGATTTCGCAGATTTCACGGATCAGCGAAACGCTCATGAGACGGGCGCCGCCAGCTCTTACGGTATAGACCTCGTCGCCGGTCTCGGACACATGAACCAGCACACCCGGCTGCAGAATTTCGTGATACAGCCATTTGCCTTTATTATTTTTAATGACCGGCGGATAAAACTCCTCGTAATTCCGCGGCCCGATATCCGTAACCCGATCTTCCATCGGTTTTTCAGGATTATATCCTGACGATACAAAAGCCATTCGTGCACCCCCTCTTATCGTTTATGATGTTTTCTGAATTCCTCAATGTCCCGGTCCCAGCCGCCTTCAACCTCTTCTTCTTTCCAGAAGATATACGGATTGTGGCGCGGTTCCTGCACATGCTGGGGAACTGGATCAATACCGGTGGCCTCCAGCAGCTTCTGGAAGCTCTGCCGCTTCATCAGCTCGCCAAGACGCTCGCGGTTCTTGCCTTCTTCCATCCACCAGTCCCAAATGCTCTCGATGACTTCTTTGATCTTTTCATAATCATTGTCTTTGTTGACTTCGATAAACGGGACCAAAAGAGAGCCCATCTGAGCACCGTCCAAAATCGGCGCCTTGGCGCCGGCCAGAATAGAGCAGCCCGTTTCCTTGCCGGGCCGCAGGGCGCGTGGCATGACATTGATGCAGTGCATGCAGCGGGTGCATTCCTTATTATTGATCTCGAGCTTGCCGTTTTCATATTTCATGCATTCTGTGGGGCAAAGGTCAATGACCTCTTTCTGAATGTCGAACGGGCCCCAGTCACGGCCGGCATGGGCGCCGCCGTTGGGTTTCAATTCACCATTGACATAGGCCTGAACCGCTTCCTGGTCAA of Desulfobacterales bacterium contains these proteins:
- a CDS encoding dissimilatory sulfite reductase D family protein — encoded protein: MALDYEESKKKIVEALEKKQKTKSKFYFNDLSKILDAKPREAKKIVTQMIQEGILEYWSSGSTTMYGLKGTGKQAGAEHEG
- the dsrB gene encoding dissimilatory-type sulfite reductase subunit beta; the protein is MAFVSSGYNPEKPMEDRVTDIGPRNYEEFYPPVIKNNKGKWLYHEILQPGVLVHVSETGDEVYTVRAGGARLMSVSLIREICEIADKHCDGYVRWTTRNNVEFMVDSKDKVQPLIDDLESRKFEGGSYKFPVGGTGAGITNIIHTQGWIHCHTPATDASGTVKATLDEVFDDFKNMRLPAHLRISMACCLNMCGAVHCSDIAILGYHRKPPMVDHAYLDKMCELPLAIAACPTAAIKPKKVELEDGTTVNSVEVNQKRCMFCGNCYTMCPALPLQDKEGDGIVLMVGGKVSNRISAPKFSKVAVAFIPNEMPRWPTMTDTIKKIIEAYAKDARKYERLGEWAERIGWERFFEKCDLEFTHHLIDDFRDPAYYTWRQTTNFKF
- a CDS encoding cobyrinate a,c-diamide synthase; the encoded protein is MNNSPIDIPRLMIAALRGGSGKTVVSIGIIAALTRQQKAVAPFKKGPDYIDAGWLATAANRHCYNLDHFLADPACVCRSFLAHAPATDFDIAVIEGNRGLFDGLDVDGTTSTASLAKLLQTPVILCLDCTKATRTMAAMVLGCLHFDPAVNIQGVILNRVAGSRHERILRTSIEQHCGVKVLGAIPKLGQQDFPERHMGLIPTPEHTLVNHSIQVAAETVLRYVDLDELMRVAEDAAAVPVTCTGAADCTPIANGPKRPRIGVIKDSAFQFYYPDNLEALVSAGADIIYISPLADTRLPDIDALYIGGGFPETHAPQLADNLSFRKSLKSAADEGLPVYAECGGLMYLGERLVLDRSYPMAGVLPIVFGFSKKPQGHGYTMVTVDSENSFYPVDMKLRGHEFHYSQVLEWRGSDQDMVFSMQKGRGIINKRDGVCYRNVLATYTHVHALGVPQWAEAMVRAALKTM